The sequence CTATACCGGTTATCCGCGAGCCATTTTCGCCCCAAATCACCCAAACCCGTTTGGTCAATGATCCACTTGAACTGAGTCTGGCCGATGACGAACACGAAATTATTATTGCAGCTAACACCCGATCTGCTCTCGCTGATCAGGCGCAACGCCTCTTCCACTCCACGACACCAACCGCCGAAAGTCTGGCTGCGGTAATCATTATTGGCAGCGAACTACAGCGCACTGCTCCAACAACGACTGAAGCTGAGTATTGGCAGACGGCCATTGATGGCGCATTACTCCAATTACGCACCCTCCGTAATCCTGACGGCGGTTGGGGTTGGTGGCCGGATCACTCATCTGATCCGTTTGTCACTGCTTTTGTACTCGAAGCAGTCGCCAAGATTGACCGTCGCAATGGACAGAACCCATTGCCGAGCGAATCGGCAATACGTTATTTGCAACGCGAACGATCAGCTCTGCCTCTCGATGTGCAGGCGTACATCGATTATGTGCTGTCAAAACACGGTGTTAATGACAATCAGGAACCAGCATCCGATGATCTAACCCCAACTGCACGCGCCTTTACCGCATTACGACTACGACAACCCAGGAACCAGCTCCTGGCTCGATTCTGGGCCGCGGCCAGTAGTGGCTTGCCATGGGCTGGCGCCGAAGGAATGCCTGCCAGCGCACTAGCCGTAAGTGCAAGTGTTATTCAGGCCCTAGCAGAAGAAAAACCTACCGATCCTAAACTCACGACCTGGCGTACCGCTCTCTTGCGACGCTGGCAAGGCGAGGGCTGGCCGACTCCATACGAAGCGGCGCGCGTAGCCCTGGCACTAGGGCCAATGCTTTTGGTAAATGATGCAGAAGTTACGGTATGGTATAACAACGACCGGCTAACTGAAGCGCAACCACTGACCGGTGTAGAACGCTGGCGATTACGAGGGGGAACATTACGCATCGATCCCACTAATGGTCCAGCACTCATCGCCATTCGGAGTGCCACCGCTGAGCCGGTACAGATCGAAGCAATACAAGCACAGCTCAAGTATCACAGAGGTATCGATCCACTGACTATCGATCAACCTGTCCAGCTCGATCTCCTCCTGATCGTCAAAGAAACCTTTCTTCGCCTTGATGTCACGATTCCACTACCAGCAGGGTTAACCCCGATCCAGGTAGATAGCGGTACGCCGTTTGCTTCCACTCAGATTGAACGTGAACGCCGTATAGTTCGATTCGGTGGAATCCATCTAGCCCCTGGCGTCTATCGATTAACTGTTACTGCCAGAGCAACGACCGCTGGTCACTTTCAAATACCTCCAGCAATAGTTACCACACCGGGGAGTGGGTTACCCGAATTGTTTGTGAGAGGAACAGATACGATCAGCATCACAACGGCGCCAAAGAACTGATACCGGACGGATGCATCCCCAGAGATTTTCTGAAGTTTCATCGTTTGGTTTCATAGCTACAGTCGCTGGGGAGCGCGAGCCTCCGGCTCGCATCCTGCACCGTGCCCAGCTCAGCCGCACACCGTCGCCCCGTGACTCTCCATAGGCAAGGCGAAGAACTCACCCCTGCTGATGAAGATGCTCCTCCCGCCGTCTGGTCTCATAACCACCGTCACCTGGGAGCGCGAGCCTCCGGCTCGCATCCTGCACCGTGCCCAGCTCAGCCGCACACCGTCGCCCCGTGACTCTCCATAGGCAAGGCGAAGAACTCACCCCTGCTGATGAAGATGCTCCTCCCGCTCACTCTTCTTCTCTCTTTTCTCGTCCCTCTCCTCACTTAACCACGGCTAGGACTGGTAAACCTCATCAACCAATGTTGCAATATTGAAACACTTTTGCTCAGTATCTAGCATAGCCATAGCTTGACGCTCCTGTTTCCCCTCTGCTACCATACTTGCACAGCAACTCAATGAAGAGGGGCAATCTCCCAACATTCGTGTATGCCCCACAAGACGTTACAAAACATATCTGTCGGCCAGTAAATCCAGTCAACCCAGATAGCGCATTGCGCAGTGCAATGCATTGCGTTGCCATACACTGTGATAGGAAAGGAGGTGCGCAGGGCGGGTCGCCGATTGCTACCCACTAGACGGCGTGTACGCCCAGTTCAGATGCGCCGGTACGCCACGAACAGCGTACAACGCGACAGGACACGGTCGCATGACAGTTGGCGCATATCACGTTCTCTGCTTGAACGCTGGATCAAAGGTGATTCGTTGGGAACTGGTTCTGGCTGTTTTGTATTGCAAGGAGGAGACCCTCTATGCCTGCGTCCTTTCTAGGCGAAGTTTTTGGTACCATGGTGCTGATCTTGTTTGGCAATGGTGTTGTAGCTAACGTCCTGCTGACGCAATCGAAGGGCAACGGTGGTGGCTGGATTGTGATTACCACAGGCTGGGCATTTGCGGTGATGTGTGGTGTCTTCACGGCGACAGCCCTGGGCAGCCCTGGCGCTGACCTTAATCCCGCAGTCACGGTGGCAGTTCTGATTCGCGGAGGTTACGACATCGGTACTGCCGTGATGCACATTGTGGCGCAATTTATCGGCGCTTTCATTGGCGCCACTCTGGTCTGGCTCACCTACCTTTCACACTGGGAAGTAACGAAAGACCCTGGCCTCAAACTGGCTTGTTTTAGCACCGGCCCGGCGATCAGCAATCCGGTTAACAACATCATTACTGAAGTGATCGGTACCTTCGCGCTGGTATTCATCATCTTCGCCATCTTTAGCGCCAATGGCGCCACAGGCGGCAATCCGGCGAGCGGGCTGGGTCCATATCTCGTTGCGGCACTGGTTTGGGGTATTGGTCTTTCACTCGGCGGTCCCACCGGCTACGCGATTAACCCGGCGCGTGATCTTGGTCCGCGAATTGCGCACTTTGTGTTACCCATCGCCGGAAAGGGCGACAGCAACTGGGGGTATTCGTGGATACCGGTCGTCGGCCCGCTCATCGGTGGCTCAATTGCCGCCTTACTGGCGAATGCGCTAGGTATGTGAGATACTAGATTCAGATACTGTTGCGCATCGCCTACGAACGGTTAGCAATTATCACTTCAAGGGAGGAAGCCTGTGAAGAAGTTGATTAACGCTCCGGAGAATGTCGTCAAGGAAGCACTGGCCGGTATGGCAATTGCCCATGCCGATCTGATCCAGGTGCACTTCGATCCCGATTACATCGTGCGCGTCGGTGCACCACATAACAAGGTCGGCGTTATCTCTGGAGGTGGCTCTGGTCACGAACCAATGCACGGTGGCTTTGTCGGCTACGGCATGCTCGACGCTGCCTGTCCGGGTGCCGTCTTTACCTCACCGGTACCGGATCAGATGCTCGCCGCGACCAAGGCTGTCAATGCTGGGAAAGGGGTGTTGCACGTCGTCAAGAACTATACTGGAGACGTGATGAACTTCGAGATGGCGGCGGAACTGGCTGCCGCCGAAGGGATTGAGGTCGCCAGTGTGATCACCAACGACGATGTGGCAGTCGAAAACAGCACCTGGACGGCCGGTCGGCGCGGGGTTGGAGTGACCGTGCTGCTCGAGAAGATCGTTGGTGCTGCGGCAGAAGCCGGTGCTGATCTGGCGACGTGCAAAGCAATTGCCGAGCGAGTCAACGCGAACGGGCGCAGTATGGGGATGGCTCTGACCCCCTGCACCGTACCCCAGGCTGGGAAACCAGGCTTCGAGCTGGCCGAAGACGAGATGGAAGTTGGGATCGGCATCCACGGTGAACCTGGCCGACGCCGCGAGAAGCTAGCTCCGGCACGTGATATTGCCGAAATGCTGGCCGGCCCTATTCTTGAAGACCTGCCCTTCAAGAGTGGTGATGCCGTACTGGCCTTTGTCAATGGCATGGGTGGTACACCGCTGATTGAGTTGTATGTGATGTATAATGAACTTGCCCGTATCTTGAAGGATCGGAACATTACCATAGCCCGCTCGCTCGTCGGCAGCTACATCACGTCACTCGAAATGGCAGGCGTGAGCTTTACTCTGCTCCGTCTTGACGATGAGATGATCAAACTCTGGGACGCACCAGTACATACGCCGGCGCTACGCTGGGGAATGTAAGGTAGGTTATCAGTACGTATAGCGGGGCGAATTGCCCCGCTACCAGATTGCACGCAGAGGAACTATGCAGATCACCGCCGATCATGTGATAAGTTTTCTCCAATTGGTCGCAGAACGGGTTAAAGAGCAGCGCGACTATCTGACCAAACTCGATGCCGCAATTGGTGATGCTGACCACGGTGTCAATCTTGATCGTGGTTTCAGCACGGTGATGAGTAAACTACCAACTGCAACCGACCGAAGTATCAGTGGTCTACTGAAACTGACTGGCATGACACTGATTTCCACCGTTGGCGGCGCTAGTGGGCCACTATACGGCACAGCCTTCCTGCGCGCAGGTACTGCCATCGGCGATCGGGAGACGATTGGCGCCGAAGAACTGATTGCGGCGCTAAGCGCTGCACTTGATGGTATTCAAACCCGTGGGAAAGCGACTCGCGGTGAAAAGACGATGATCGATGCGATTGCACCAGCAATCGATACGCTGAAAGAGCAGTATGCGGCGAGCGGTGATCTGTTGGTTGCAATGCGTGCCGCCGTCGCTGCATGCGAGCAGGGCATGATTGCAACCGAACCAATGCTGGCAACCAAAGGCCGTGCATCATATCTCGGTGAACGTTCAATTGGTCATCGTGACCCCGGTGCTGCCTCGGCTTATCTGATGGCCCAGGCGCTGCTCGAGACAATCGAACGTGTAGCACAAGGTTAATGCGATCCTTAGTATCGCATAGGTAGACAAAGGAGTCGTGAATTATGGCAAAGTATGCCGCCGCAATCGATCAGGGAACGACCAGCACCCGCTGTATGATTTTTGACCACAGTGGCAATGTGATTTGCTACGATCAGAAAGAACACGAACAGATTTATCCCCGACCCGGCTGGGTTGAGCATAGCCCTGATGAGATTTGGGAACGTACTCAAAGTGTGATCCGCAGCGCATTGAGCAAAGGTGGTCTTAGCGCGAGCGACATCGTAGCCGTCGGGATTACCAATCAACGCGAGACGACAGTGGTCTGGAACCGCAAAACCGGACGACCGGTCTACAATGCGATTGTCTGGCAAGATACGCGAACCGATCAGATTTGTAATGAACTGGCGGCTGATGGTGGTCAGGATCGCTTCCGGCCTAAAGTTGGCCTTCCCCTAGCAACCTACTTCTCTGGCCCTAAGATTCGCTGGATTCTCGACAATGTACCCGGTGCGCGCGAAGCGGCTGAAGCTGGTGATGTGATCTTTGGCAATATCGATACCTTCTTGACCTGGTGGCTGACCGGTGGGCCTGATGGTGGCGTTCATGTCACCGATGTCACGAACGCTTCACGCACGATGCTGATGAATCTCGAAACCCTTGATTGGGACGATGAGATTCTCGGCATTATGGGTATTCCACGGCAGATGCTGCCCAAGATTATGCCGTCGAGTATGGTCTACGGCACCGCCACCGGCGAGCTGGCCGGGGTACCGGTAGCCGGCATCTTAGGTGACCAACAAGCGGCAATGGTTGGTCAGACCTGCTTCGATGTCGGTGAGGCGAAGAATACTTATGGCACCGGGTCGTTTATGTTGCTCAATACCGGGACCAAACTCGTTCCCTCGAAGAGCGGTCTGTTGACAACCGTTTGTTACAAGTTCGGTGATCAGCCTGCCGTGTATGCTCTTGAAGGCTCTATCGCTATTACCGGTGCATTGGTGCAATGGCTACGAGACAATCTTGGCCTGATCACCTCTTCGGCTGAGGTTGAAGCGCTGGCTAATCTGGTCGAGGACAACGGTGGTATCTATTTCGTACCAGCTTTCTCTGGTCTCTTCGCCCCGTACTGGCGTTCCGATGCACGTGGGGTAATCGTCGGCCTAACGCGGTATGTCAATAAAGGTCACATTGCCCGTGCGGTACTTGAAGCGACTGCGTACCAAACCCGCGAAGTCCTCGACGCGATGGAACAGGATTCGGGTGTGAAACTGACCGCATTGAAGGTCGATGGTGGTATGGTGTACAATAACACCCTGATGCAGTTCCAGGCCGACATCCTGGGAGTGCCGGTGATCAGGCCCAAGGTTGCCGAAACAACATCGCTTGGCGCTGCGTATGCCGCTGGCCTGGCGGTTGGCTTCTGGTCGAACACTGATGAGATGCGCGCTAACTGGGGCGTTGATCATACGTGGACGCCGCAGATGGATGAGGCAACCCGCGAGCGACTCTATCGAGGTTGGAAGAAGGCAGTCACCCGCACTTTCGATTGGGTTGAGTAACCACCTTCTCGTACTCATACAATGATAGCAAGACCGGCGGGAATCAATGCCCTGCCGGTCTTGCTGACGATTAGGAGCTTATGATGCAGACTATCTCCACCGATGTACTGGTTATTGGCGGCGGTGCTACCGGCACGGGCTGTGCGCTCGATCTCGCGATGCGTGGAATTCGTTGTGTGCTGGTTGAAAAGGGGGACTTGACCCATGGCACGACTGGTCGGTATCACGGTCTTCTGCATTCGGGCGGGCGCTATGTGACCAAAGACCCGCAATCGGCACGTGAATGTGCACAGGAGAATGCAATCTTGCGCCGCATTATGCCGCATTGTATCGAGCAGACGTCTGGGTTCTTTGTGATCACACCATGGGACGATGAAAGCTATGGCGATGTCTTCGTCGCTAATTGCCACCGTACCGGTGTGCCGGTGCAAGAGATCAGTGTCGCCGAAATGCTGCGTCGTGAACCACTCCTCAATCCCCGTATTTCACGGGTCTTTGAGGTTCCCGACGCTTCCGCGGATTCGTTTCTTGCAACTCATTCGGTAGCGCTAGCCGCACGCGAGTACGGCGCCGACATTCGTACCTATCACAATGTGGTCGAATTGATCCGAGTTGGCGACCGGGTTGTGGGAGCAATTGTTGAAGACCTGCGTAACGGTGAACGGATTCGAATCGACTGTGCTTATGTCTTAAATGCGGCTGGGGCCTGGGCCGGTAAAATTGCCGCACTGGCAGGTGTGACGGTAACGGTCGTGCCGGGCAAAGGTACGATGGTGGCGATGAATCACCGCATGGTAAACACGGTAGTGAACCGCTGTAAACTACCATCCGATGGCGACATTATTGTGCCCATTCACACGGTAGCCGTGATTGGTACGACTGATGTCCACGTCCCCGATCCTGATGTCTTCGGGATCGAACCAGAAGAAATTCAATTTATGCTCGATGAAGGTGAGAAGCTGGTACCCGGCTTCCGCCAGTATCGCGCCTTACGTGCCTGGGCCGGTGTCCGTCCGCTTTACAAAGACAAGGATGTTGCCAGTGACCGTGATATTCCTCGCACATTCAAACTACTCGATCACGAAGAGCGCGATGGCGTGAGTGGTATTTTTTCGATTGTTGGTGGGAAATGGACAACGTATCGCCTGATGGCCGAGCAGACCGTTAATGTGATTGCACAGCGGCTGGGTAATACGCAACCCTGTCGTACTGCTAGTGAGGTGCTGCCAATCCCACGGTTCGAGCATAGTAGTCATGCGACTGTAACCGTTTCACCTGATCCGGCAGCGCAGACTCCCCACTACTGGCTTGGAAAACCACTGGCGCTGGTCGAGAGCCAACACGCTGCTGGTGATCTGATCTGTGAATGTGAACTGGTAACTCGTGATCGGATACAGGCCGCAATCGATGCCGGCGCTCACAACCTCGACGACATCCGACGCGATGTACGGATGGGAATGGGGCCATGTCAGGGTGGCTGGTGTATTTATCGCACTGCGAACATTTTGTATGAACGACGCTGTGCCGATGGCCTGAGCCACGTTCATACCAACGAAGCGATATTGCATTTCCTCCAGGAACGCTGGAAAGGTCTGACACCAGTCCTGTGGGGTGATCAGTTACGCCAGGCCCGCCTCGATGAATTGATCTATTGTGGCGTTCTGGGAATTCAACGTCTGCGGGCACTGGCCGAACCAGGGGGTGGTCTAGTGACCCAACATCCGGCTATCGCGACCGAATATGTACAGGCGTAGGGTGCCAGGAGAGCTGTTATGTATGATACGATCGTCATCGGCGCCGGCTTAGCCGGTTTAATGGCAGCAATTGGGCGCGCCGAACGTGGCGAGAAGGTGCTGGTGCTTGCTAAGGGTCACGGCACGACGCATTGGACAACCGGCTGTCTCGATCTCTTGGCCGAGGTCGATGATCCTATCGCCGGTATTATCGATCTCACACACCAGCGGCCACACCATCCTTACGCACTGGTTGGCCCCACCATGATCGAGCAAGGCATAGCCCGATTCCGGGCTATATGCGAAGCGGCTGGCTACCCGATGGTTGGTAACTACAACCGAAATCTGCTACTCCCTACTGCTCTAGGCGCGTTGCGCCCTACCGCTTTTGCTCCTGCAACGATGATAAATGGTGATGCCCGTCAGTTGCGCGATGGTCGACCAACACTGATCGCCAGCTTTGGCGTACTCCGTGACTTTTTTCCACCACTTATTGCCGCCAATCTCCGTGCTCAGGGGATTGCTGCCGAAGCAGCGTTGTTGACTCTGCCACCGACCGGTCGCCAACACGATTTCAGCCCAGTCATTCTGGCGCGCATGTTCGACCAACCAGACTTTCGGGCCAGAGTTGGTGAACAACTTGCTGCATTCGTGCGCAAGGGTGGCTATGCTCGCATTGGTATGCCAGCAATTCTGGGCTTGAAGCATCCTACCGAGGTGATACGCGACCTCCAGAATCGGGCGGGTGCCCTGATCTTCGAGATTCCCACACTACCAACCTCTGTCGCCGGTATGCGGTTATATCACATTCTGGAAAACGCATTGCTCAGTCTTGGTGGTAGAATTCAGTTGGGTGGATTTGTCCAACGCGGAGAACACCTCAAGGAAACCCTGGTAGCAGTGTTCAGTGAAGCAGCAGCCCGTGAACAACGTCATACGGCCCGGCGCTGGGTATTGGCAACCGGTGGTATTCTTGGGGGTGGCATTCGCGCTACGCCGGAAGGTCACCTGCGTGAAACTGCTCTTAACCTACCCCTTCAGATACCCGACAGCCGATCCGGCTGGTTTGCAGCACGTTTTCTGGCCGAACAAGGTCATCCCGTCTTTCAGAGTGGGGTGCGCGTTGATCGGTCATTACGCCCCCTCGATGCCAGCGGTCGCTTAGTATACGAAAACGTGATGGTAGCTGGCAGCGCACTCGCCGGCTTTGATCCGGTTCGCGAAGGATGCCTTGAGGGGGTTGCAATTGCCACCGGCTGGGCAGCCGGACAGCAGTAGCTGCCCATTTGCGAGAGGAACGATCACCATGGATCACATTGAGCTATCGCTCACGCAATCGCTCGATCACTGTATCAAATGCAACATCTGCACGGCGGCATGCCCCGTGGCAGCAGTGACTGATGCCTTCCCCGGCCCAAAATATGTCGGGCCACAAGCCCAACGTTTTCGTCATGCTGCACAGCCGGTTCCCGATGCCTCCGTCGATTACTGTTCGGGATGTCGGGTTTGTAACCAGGTCTGTCCGACCGGGGTGCGGATCGCTGAACTTAACGCCCGCGCTCGGGCGCAGATGGTCGCCGAGCGAGGGATGCCGCTTCGTAACCGGATCATTGCGCGTTCTGGGTTGGTTGGGCGCCTGAGTTGTGGCCCACAGGCTCCCCTGGTCAATTTCACGCTAAGCTTTGCGCCAGCGCGCTGGCTCATCGAACACGTATTAGGGATTCACCGCCACGCTCCACTGCCAAAAGCAAGCACCTACACGTTCCAACACTGGTTCCGACGTCGGAAATCAACGGTGGCCGGTCGACGCCCTAAAGTGGTCTACTTCCACGGTTGTAGCACAAACTACTACGAACCACATGTTGGCAAAGCGGCAGTGGCTGTGCTCGAACATCTTGGGTTCGAGGTGATCATTCCGCCACAGCGCTGCTGTGGCTTGCCATTGCTCTCAAATGGCGATTTCCCGGCTGCGCAAAAGCACCACCAGTATAACGTTGCCCAACTCTTACCATTCGTCCGCGCCGGTATACCCATCGTCGGTACTAGCACCAGTTGTACGCTCACTCTGAAAGAGGAAGCTCCAGAACTCCTTGGTCTCCACGGTGACGATGTTCGCGCTGTGGCTGCCGGCACGTATGACATCTTCGAGTTCTTACGCAACCTTCACGAGCAAGGTAAACTACGCACCGACTTCCGCCCGATTGAACGTCGTATCCCGTATCACCCGCCGTGTCAGTTACGCGCCCATCGCATTGGCCGTCCGGTGCTCGATATACTAGGCATGGTACCGGGCTTACACCTTGATGAGAGTCGGGCTGAGTGCTGCGGTATCGCCGGTACCTATGGCTTGAAACGTGAAAAGTACCAGATTGCAATGGACGTCGGGAAACCACTGTTTGACTTTGTACAAGCCAGCGGCCAGAGTCTCGCTTTATGCGATAGCGAAACTTGTCGCTGGCAAATTAGTGGTGCTACCGGGGTAGTAACCCGTCATCCGATTGAAATCCTGGCTGAAGCATACGGACTTCTGTAGTATATCTCCATGTACTCTTCTACTTTTATTCGGAGCAGCGTACTATCTCACCGCTGCTCCTACATTTTGTTATAATACGGGCTAGTCTTGTGCCACATTTACGCAGGAACTATTGTCGATGATTGCACCAGAAACAGTCTTACAAGGTCGTTATCGTATCATCTCCCAAATTGCCAAGGGAGGTATGGGAGCGGTCTATCGAGCGCGCGACCTCCGCTTGCGCATCGATGTTGCCATCAAACAGACCTTGTTTAACGATGAGGCATATCGACAGGCATTTGAACGCGAAGCTCAAATCCTGGCCCGCTTGCGCCATCAAGCATTACCACGGGTCATTGATCATTTCATTGAACCACAAGGTCAATTTCTGGTCATGGAGTTTATCCATGGTGAAGACCTAGGCAATCAACTGGCCCGTCTCGGTCGTCGTTTCGTCTCACCGCAAGTCTTACCATTGGTAGTAAAATGGGCCGATCAACTCCTCGACGTGCTACATTACTTGCACACGCGACCGGTGCCGGTCATTCATCGTGATATTAAACCAAAAAATCTGAAATTAACCCCAAACCACGATATTATCTTGCTCGATTTTGGGCTAGCGCGCGGCGGAATGACGGTTGTAGCCGGAATTGACGGCTCAGGGTCACGTAAGGTCTACGGCTTTACCCCACCGTATGCACCTTACGAACAGATGCGCGACGGCGAACCAGACCCGCGCAGCGACATTTATTCGCTCTCGGCAACTCTGTACCATCTGCTAACCGGCGTTTTGCCACCTGATGCAATGACTCGGATGGCAAAACTGATCCATGGTCAGCCCGATCCACTTCAGCCGATTCGCAGTCTGGCACCCCATGTGCCAGAAGGATTAGCCCGGTTGATCGAGCAAGGAATGGCTACCCTGATCGATCAACGTCCGCAATCGGCCCGTGAAATGCGTGAAGCCTTGCACCGACTACGCGGAAAACCGGCAACACCAGCAACACCGGTGACAGTACGTCCTGTCGCTTCAGGACCATCGCCAGCACCACCTGATACGACCGAGACACCAACCGAACCGGTACCAACACCATC comes from Chloroflexus sp. Y-396-1 and encodes:
- a CDS encoding MIP/aquaporin family protein; this translates as MPASFLGEVFGTMVLILFGNGVVANVLLTQSKGNGGGWIVITTGWAFAVMCGVFTATALGSPGADLNPAVTVAVLIRGGYDIGTAVMHIVAQFIGAFIGATLVWLTYLSHWEVTKDPGLKLACFSTGPAISNPVNNIITEVIGTFALVFIIFAIFSANGATGGNPASGLGPYLVAALVWGIGLSLGGPTGYAINPARDLGPRIAHFVLPIAGKGDSNWGYSWIPVVGPLIGGSIAALLANALGM
- the dhaK gene encoding dihydroxyacetone kinase subunit DhaK, coding for MKKLINAPENVVKEALAGMAIAHADLIQVHFDPDYIVRVGAPHNKVGVISGGGSGHEPMHGGFVGYGMLDAACPGAVFTSPVPDQMLAATKAVNAGKGVLHVVKNYTGDVMNFEMAAELAAAEGIEVASVITNDDVAVENSTWTAGRRGVGVTVLLEKIVGAAAEAGADLATCKAIAERVNANGRSMGMALTPCTVPQAGKPGFELAEDEMEVGIGIHGEPGRRREKLAPARDIAEMLAGPILEDLPFKSGDAVLAFVNGMGGTPLIELYVMYNELARILKDRNITIARSLVGSYITSLEMAGVSFTLLRLDDEMIKLWDAPVHTPALRWGM
- the dhaL gene encoding dihydroxyacetone kinase subunit DhaL, producing MQITADHVISFLQLVAERVKEQRDYLTKLDAAIGDADHGVNLDRGFSTVMSKLPTATDRSISGLLKLTGMTLISTVGGASGPLYGTAFLRAGTAIGDRETIGAEELIAALSAALDGIQTRGKATRGEKTMIDAIAPAIDTLKEQYAASGDLLVAMRAAVAACEQGMIATEPMLATKGRASYLGERSIGHRDPGAASAYLMAQALLETIERVAQG
- the glpK gene encoding glycerol kinase GlpK; the protein is MAKYAAAIDQGTTSTRCMIFDHSGNVICYDQKEHEQIYPRPGWVEHSPDEIWERTQSVIRSALSKGGLSASDIVAVGITNQRETTVVWNRKTGRPVYNAIVWQDTRTDQICNELAADGGQDRFRPKVGLPLATYFSGPKIRWILDNVPGAREAAEAGDVIFGNIDTFLTWWLTGGPDGGVHVTDVTNASRTMLMNLETLDWDDEILGIMGIPRQMLPKIMPSSMVYGTATGELAGVPVAGILGDQQAAMVGQTCFDVGEAKNTYGTGSFMLLNTGTKLVPSKSGLLTTVCYKFGDQPAVYALEGSIAITGALVQWLRDNLGLITSSAEVEALANLVEDNGGIYFVPAFSGLFAPYWRSDARGVIVGLTRYVNKGHIARAVLEATAYQTREVLDAMEQDSGVKLTALKVDGGMVYNNTLMQFQADILGVPVIRPKVAETTSLGAAYAAGLAVGFWSNTDEMRANWGVDHTWTPQMDEATRERLYRGWKKAVTRTFDWVE
- the glpA gene encoding anaerobic glycerol-3-phosphate dehydrogenase subunit GlpA, with amino-acid sequence MQTISTDVLVIGGGATGTGCALDLAMRGIRCVLVEKGDLTHGTTGRYHGLLHSGGRYVTKDPQSARECAQENAILRRIMPHCIEQTSGFFVITPWDDESYGDVFVANCHRTGVPVQEISVAEMLRREPLLNPRISRVFEVPDASADSFLATHSVALAAREYGADIRTYHNVVELIRVGDRVVGAIVEDLRNGERIRIDCAYVLNAAGAWAGKIAALAGVTVTVVPGKGTMVAMNHRMVNTVVNRCKLPSDGDIIVPIHTVAVIGTTDVHVPDPDVFGIEPEEIQFMLDEGEKLVPGFRQYRALRAWAGVRPLYKDKDVASDRDIPRTFKLLDHEERDGVSGIFSIVGGKWTTYRLMAEQTVNVIAQRLGNTQPCRTASEVLPIPRFEHSSHATVTVSPDPAAQTPHYWLGKPLALVESQHAAGDLICECELVTRDRIQAAIDAGAHNLDDIRRDVRMGMGPCQGGWCIYRTANILYERRCADGLSHVHTNEAILHFLQERWKGLTPVLWGDQLRQARLDELIYCGVLGIQRLRALAEPGGGLVTQHPAIATEYVQA
- the glpB gene encoding glycerol-3-phosphate dehydrogenase subunit GlpB gives rise to the protein MYDTIVIGAGLAGLMAAIGRAERGEKVLVLAKGHGTTHWTTGCLDLLAEVDDPIAGIIDLTHQRPHHPYALVGPTMIEQGIARFRAICEAAGYPMVGNYNRNLLLPTALGALRPTAFAPATMINGDARQLRDGRPTLIASFGVLRDFFPPLIAANLRAQGIAAEAALLTLPPTGRQHDFSPVILARMFDQPDFRARVGEQLAAFVRKGGYARIGMPAILGLKHPTEVIRDLQNRAGALIFEIPTLPTSVAGMRLYHILENALLSLGGRIQLGGFVQRGEHLKETLVAVFSEAAAREQRHTARRWVLATGGILGGGIRATPEGHLRETALNLPLQIPDSRSGWFAARFLAEQGHPVFQSGVRVDRSLRPLDASGRLVYENVMVAGSALAGFDPVREGCLEGVAIATGWAAGQQ
- a CDS encoding anaerobic glycerol-3-phosphate dehydrogenase subunit C → MDHIELSLTQSLDHCIKCNICTAACPVAAVTDAFPGPKYVGPQAQRFRHAAQPVPDASVDYCSGCRVCNQVCPTGVRIAELNARARAQMVAERGMPLRNRIIARSGLVGRLSCGPQAPLVNFTLSFAPARWLIEHVLGIHRHAPLPKASTYTFQHWFRRRKSTVAGRRPKVVYFHGCSTNYYEPHVGKAAVAVLEHLGFEVIIPPQRCCGLPLLSNGDFPAAQKHHQYNVAQLLPFVRAGIPIVGTSTSCTLTLKEEAPELLGLHGDDVRAVAAGTYDIFEFLRNLHEQGKLRTDFRPIERRIPYHPPCQLRAHRIGRPVLDILGMVPGLHLDESRAECCGIAGTYGLKREKYQIAMDVGKPLFDFVQASGQSLALCDSETCRWQISGATGVVTRHPIEILAEAYGLL